The Nitrospirales bacterium genome includes a window with the following:
- a CDS encoding tetratricopeptide repeat protein, with product MEDQTILRQSEESTVVPADDERPLNPEEEIVELEKLLTQEPDDFQARCRLGELYFNKGRLDEALTEVKKSIEMAEGLKVEMDRSLAMYYSNLGTIYGTKGMADDASSQFERALELNKYDVLALFNLGRLCSEKGDYKAAKDYFERLIELTPEDPIAWYNLAGVYEQLDNPQVSDLNTLDMAMQAYAKVLEFDPSHLECSYKLMEMALNIKKPDMALKVIEDAVENNPDEPLAYYNLINTYEKCKMFEQAEETRNRLKERFSKRSRESGKS from the coding sequence ATGGAAGACCAGACTATACTAAGGCAATCAGAAGAATCAACGGTCGTACCGGCAGACGATGAAAGACCATTGAATCCGGAAGAAGAAATCGTCGAATTAGAAAAATTGCTCACGCAAGAGCCTGATGACTTTCAGGCTCGATGTCGATTGGGAGAACTGTACTTCAATAAAGGACGATTGGACGAGGCATTAACGGAGGTGAAAAAGTCAATCGAAATGGCGGAAGGCTTAAAGGTTGAAATGGACCGATCCCTGGCGATGTATTATTCGAACCTCGGCACGATCTATGGGACCAAGGGAATGGCTGACGATGCCTCTTCTCAATTCGAACGGGCCCTGGAACTCAATAAATATGATGTGCTCGCCCTGTTTAATCTTGGACGGTTATGTAGTGAAAAAGGTGATTATAAAGCGGCAAAAGACTACTTTGAACGCTTGATTGAGCTTACCCCAGAAGATCCGATCGCATGGTATAATCTTGCGGGGGTCTATGAGCAACTCGACAACCCTCAAGTCTCAGACCTCAATACGCTTGATATGGCTATGCAGGCTTACGCAAAAGTATTGGAATTTGACCCGAGTCATCTGGAGTGTAGTTATAAACTTATGGAAATGGCGCTCAACATTAAAAAGCCTGATATGGCGCTCAAGGTCATAGAAGATGCCGTAGAAAATAACCCAGACGAACCTCTCGCGTACTACAATCTTATTAATACCTATGAAAAATGCAAAATGTTTGAACAGGCAGAAGAGACGAGAAATAGATTAAAAGAGCGATTCTCAAAACGTTCAAGGGAGTCCGGGAAATCATAG
- a CDS encoding B12-binding domain-containing radical SAM protein yields MKVSLVFPPSWHPSQPYLSLPCLTSFLDQAGVRDKSQRDLNIELLDTILTKTYGLEVYQKLVDLGKQLERSMSGDEGPGSKEHYARVLEALDRFPYLIEQIEPAKISLRSEEFFDIDRYRECLFLIDRWLEVVSSLYFPTRITVVDNQLSYSIYSSRDIMKAVRDETQNPYIDLYRNYFLSSIVDEQPGLIGVSITATSQIIPGLTLCRLIKEANPDIHVTVGGSIFTRLVDNLRRCERLFEVTDDFIVFEGETAFLELINQLEGKKDFRKVPNLIYRQDGKITVNQPFYSENLAQHSAPNYDGFPLDKYLAPHTVLPVQFSRGCYYKDCAFCALTLDHQNFRQKDPIKVVDELEALSKTYQTPYFFFTDECLALSPTRRLCKEMLNRGLDLQWTAELRFEKNLSRELLGLMKEAGCQKIVFGLETYNARMMDFMVKGITQESVNRICSDCVDLGIAVHCYVIVGFPTETEEEALETMNFIVDNRKLNSSYGFSCQPCLFDLEKEAPIMSDPGGYGIQRIMRPAAEDLSLGFFYEVKQGMTPEQCEKVYQHVYEKISEVVCELPFNYSMGDGLLYIARRNKQNVLEHTSVS; encoded by the coding sequence GTGAAGGTTTCTCTTGTTTTCCCTCCTAGTTGGCATCCGTCCCAACCATACCTTAGCCTTCCATGTTTGACCTCTTTCCTGGATCAGGCAGGAGTAAGGGATAAATCCCAGAGAGACTTAAACATCGAGTTGCTCGATACGATCCTGACGAAAACCTATGGACTCGAGGTCTATCAAAAGCTTGTCGATCTTGGAAAACAATTAGAGCGTTCGATGAGCGGGGACGAAGGTCCGGGTAGTAAAGAACATTACGCCAGAGTGCTGGAGGCTCTAGACCGTTTCCCTTATTTGATCGAGCAGATAGAGCCTGCAAAAATCTCGTTAAGGAGTGAAGAGTTTTTTGATATAGATCGTTATCGGGAATGCTTGTTCTTGATAGATCGTTGGCTAGAAGTTGTTTCCTCTTTGTACTTTCCGACCAGGATCACGGTCGTCGATAACCAACTTTCCTATTCAATCTATTCATCGCGAGACATCATGAAAGCTGTACGCGATGAAACCCAGAATCCATACATCGATCTATACCGAAATTATTTCCTGTCTTCCATCGTCGACGAACAACCCGGTTTAATCGGGGTGTCTATTACCGCCACCTCCCAGATAATTCCGGGTTTGACTCTTTGTCGATTGATTAAAGAAGCCAATCCTGACATTCATGTGACTGTCGGTGGTAGCATCTTTACCCGATTGGTCGATAACTTACGTCGATGTGAACGACTCTTTGAAGTCACGGACGATTTTATCGTATTTGAGGGAGAAACCGCATTTTTGGAATTAATCAATCAGTTGGAGGGTAAGAAAGATTTTCGTAAAGTTCCCAACCTTATTTATCGGCAGGATGGAAAAATTACGGTCAATCAACCCTTCTACTCAGAAAATCTTGCACAGCATTCCGCTCCAAACTATGACGGATTTCCTCTGGATAAATACCTTGCGCCTCACACAGTATTGCCGGTTCAGTTTTCCCGAGGTTGCTACTATAAAGACTGTGCGTTCTGCGCCTTAACTCTTGATCATCAGAACTTCCGACAGAAAGATCCAATCAAGGTTGTAGACGAACTTGAAGCACTGTCAAAAACTTATCAAACGCCCTATTTTTTCTTTACCGATGAATGCTTGGCTTTATCTCCCACCCGTCGGCTCTGTAAAGAGATGCTCAATCGTGGCTTGGATCTACAATGGACGGCTGAGCTGAGGTTTGAAAAAAACCTGTCTCGAGAGTTATTGGGATTGATGAAAGAGGCTGGATGTCAAAAGATCGTATTTGGCCTGGAGACTTATAACGCTCGCATGATGGATTTTATGGTCAAAGGCATTACCCAAGAAAGTGTGAATCGAATTTGTTCAGATTGTGTTGATCTTGGTATTGCGGTGCATTGCTATGTCATCGTTGGATTCCCAACAGAGACCGAGGAAGAGGCACTTGAAACCATGAATTTTATCGTGGACAACCGCAAGCTCAATTCCTCCTATGGATTCTCCTGCCAGCCCTGCTTGTTTGACCTCGAGAAAGAAGCGCCGATCATGAGCGATCCCGGTGGTTACGGGATTCAACGTATAATGAGGCCAGCGGCTGAAGATTTAAGTTTAGGCTTTTTTTACGAGGTGAAGCAGGGTATGACCCCAGAGCAATGCGAAAAGGTGTATCAGCATGTGTACGAGAAAATTAGTGAAGTTGTCTGTGAGTTACCCTTTAACTATTCCATGGGAGATGGTCTGCTCTACATTGCACGCAGGAACAAACAGAATGTTCTAGAACACACTTCAGTCTCCTGA
- a CDS encoding ethylbenzene dehydrogenase-related protein: MRVVQTRNNRFVFGVLLSAVLVGGLLTVGQIPLAVSQPVTIPVGSIKGPIPMDAANPVWESVPGIVVPLSGQTITTPMHPNISVKTVMVKMATNGKEIGVWTNWSDQTLNNTTIGPQDFRDQVAVQFPVQTSGAPPFQCMGQSGGTVNIWRWNAEWQRDMGAGVAGMWDVDQQYPSIAWDFYYEEPAGGVTYPDRIGRSLGPFNPGIWSGNIMSDPTLRKSSVEDLNANGFSTLTTQASQDVVGNGLWEPYGALKGGCCSGPTWRVVMKRGLTTNDPNDVQFKAGASIPVAFAVWDGSNVERNGMKGISTWFTAKMP, from the coding sequence ATGAGAGTGGTGCAGACGCGTAACAATCGGTTCGTGTTTGGCGTTCTTCTCTCGGCCGTCTTGGTAGGCGGACTGTTGACGGTGGGGCAAATACCCCTAGCCGTTTCTCAGCCAGTCACCATTCCGGTCGGGTCGATCAAAGGCCCCATTCCAATGGATGCCGCCAACCCTGTATGGGAGTCCGTCCCTGGTATCGTGGTTCCATTAAGCGGGCAAACTATTACCACCCCGATGCACCCAAACATTTCAGTTAAAACCGTAATGGTCAAGATGGCCACTAACGGGAAAGAGATCGGTGTGTGGACGAACTGGAGTGATCAAACCTTGAACAACACGACCATTGGTCCCCAAGACTTCAGGGATCAAGTGGCGGTGCAGTTTCCCGTGCAAACGTCAGGGGCTCCTCCGTTCCAATGTATGGGGCAATCTGGTGGGACGGTCAACATCTGGCGTTGGAATGCCGAATGGCAACGCGACATGGGTGCTGGAGTTGCCGGAATGTGGGATGTGGATCAACAGTATCCATCCATTGCCTGGGACTTTTACTACGAAGAACCAGCTGGAGGCGTGACCTATCCAGACCGGATTGGACGGAGCTTAGGGCCATTCAATCCTGGTATCTGGTCAGGAAACATTATGTCTGATCCAACATTACGGAAGAGTTCTGTTGAAGACTTAAATGCAAATGGGTTTAGCACGCTGACGACGCAAGCGTCCCAAGATGTGGTCGGTAACGGGTTATGGGAACCTTATGGAGCCCTTAAGGGTGGTTGCTGTTCTGGGCCAACCTGGCGCGTTGTGATGAAGCGAGGTCTAACGACTAATGACCCGAACGATGTGCAGTTCAAGGCAGGGGCTAGCATTCCGGTTGCCTTTGCTGTGTGGGATGGCTCGAATGTCGAACGAAACGGCATGAAGGGAATCTCTACCTGGTTTACGGCCAAAATGCCATAA
- a CDS encoding molecular chaperone TorD family protein — protein sequence MELTKEHTNGGSSSAVASQAQISPKDAPAVERALSRSKLYLLLSWSYLFPEDDEFLDYLQSGEFVEDGRAALENLNQSLEGHGGPEGKESLDAIVSHLDAIEEWVNSEGANWNLQDLRDDHRRVFSNVISLDCPPYETLFGNDHVFGQSYTMGDIAGFYNAFGLQLSNDIHERIDHLSVELEFIHYLSYKESYALIHDGPEKLKTVVDAEKRFVKEHVGRWVPLFSGMLKRKADYGFYKALADFTSDWVAFEVAYLGVTPQPYSETDYRPANYASPEGQTFECGAQDQGNELDLLMNEVGAQAYLDKEAKGVDQQEKE from the coding sequence ATGGAACTTACCAAGGAACATACAAACGGGGGAAGTTCTTCGGCTGTAGCGAGCCAAGCACAAATTTCTCCTAAAGATGCTCCAGCAGTTGAGCGTGCTCTTTCCCGAAGCAAACTCTATCTACTCTTGTCATGGAGTTATTTGTTTCCTGAAGATGATGAATTCTTAGATTATCTTCAAAGTGGTGAATTTGTAGAAGATGGAAGGGCGGCGTTAGAAAATCTGAATCAATCACTAGAGGGTCATGGCGGTCCAGAGGGTAAGGAAAGCCTTGATGCAATAGTTAGTCATCTTGATGCAATTGAGGAGTGGGTAAATTCGGAAGGGGCTAATTGGAACCTGCAAGACCTGAGAGATGATCACCGTCGTGTTTTCAGTAATGTCATATCCTTAGATTGCCCGCCATACGAAACGTTATTCGGTAACGACCACGTGTTTGGTCAATCTTACACCATGGGGGATATTGCCGGTTTTTATAATGCATTTGGCCTTCAGCTTTCTAATGATATTCATGAACGAATTGATCATTTAAGCGTCGAATTAGAATTTATACACTACCTTTCCTATAAAGAGTCGTATGCGCTTATTCATGATGGCCCTGAAAAGTTAAAGACTGTTGTTGATGCAGAAAAGAGATTTGTTAAGGAGCATGTTGGTCGTTGGGTTCCACTCTTTTCAGGAATGTTAAAGCGTAAAGCCGATTATGGTTTTTACAAGGCGTTAGCTGACTTTACGTCTGATTGGGTAGCCTTTGAAGTAGCTTATCTCGGTGTGACTCCTCAACCCTATTCAGAAACTGACTATCGACCAGCAAATTATGCAAGCCCAGAAGGCCAAACCTTTGAATGCGGTGCACAGGATCAAGGTAATGAACTGGACCTCTTAATGAATGAGGTGGGTGCTCAAGCCTATCTTGACAAAGAAGCAAAAGGTGTTGACCAACAAGAAAAAGAGTAA
- a CDS encoding WD40 repeat domain-containing protein, whose translation MNNPTASTTPTDTPDGAPYLDDLHEENLNSLEHWEAGAQQVKTFRGHTQDVWSVSFAPDGLTLASGGNDRYVRIWDIETGRILRSLRGHTHNIRQVAYSPDGQTLATASEDRTIRLWNPNTGETTRLLFTRYDHAVTNISFSPDGLMLARAGQNKDIKIWEITTGTELMTLLGKDQYDHHWSVCTAFSPDGIHLVSGSDIGKLRLYEVLPSGEEKCVHNAHWRDDANDEESEARGYFVDDQGGFQKPMEYWIGALTYTPDGKTLFSGSRDCTIKLFEMPELREYRTLRGHSGWVRNLLVTADGKVLISASDDASVKMWNLETGKCFRTLKPHKGPIRGIALSADGRFLATASTDRTIMLWEGGA comes from the coding sequence ATGAATAATCCTACGGCTTCAACCACCCCAACAGACACTCCCGATGGGGCACCGTATCTTGATGACCTTCATGAAGAGAACTTAAATTCACTCGAGCACTGGGAAGCTGGCGCTCAACAGGTTAAGACATTTCGGGGACATACACAGGATGTGTGGAGTGTCTCGTTCGCACCGGATGGCTTAACACTCGCGAGTGGGGGAAACGATCGCTATGTCAGAATATGGGATATCGAAACCGGACGAATTCTACGATCACTACGGGGACATACCCACAATATTCGCCAGGTCGCTTATAGCCCTGATGGCCAAACACTGGCGACAGCCAGCGAAGATCGGACCATTCGGCTATGGAATCCGAACACTGGGGAGACCACACGTCTTCTCTTTACGCGGTACGATCATGCCGTCACGAATATCTCTTTTTCTCCGGACGGATTGATGTTAGCCAGAGCTGGTCAAAATAAAGATATTAAGATCTGGGAAATCACGACTGGCACCGAATTAATGACCCTACTCGGGAAAGATCAGTACGATCATCATTGGTCTGTCTGTACAGCCTTCAGCCCTGATGGCATCCACCTGGTGTCAGGCAGCGACATCGGGAAACTCCGGCTCTATGAAGTTCTTCCAAGTGGAGAAGAAAAGTGCGTGCATAACGCGCATTGGAGAGATGACGCCAACGACGAAGAGTCGGAAGCCAGGGGGTATTTTGTCGATGATCAAGGTGGATTTCAAAAGCCCATGGAATATTGGATTGGCGCACTCACCTATACCCCAGATGGAAAAACCTTATTCTCCGGAAGTAGAGACTGTACGATCAAATTATTTGAGATGCCGGAATTACGTGAATATAGGACGCTTAGAGGCCATAGCGGATGGGTGCGAAACCTTTTGGTGACCGCTGACGGAAAAGTCCTGATCAGCGCCAGCGACGATGCTTCAGTGAAAATGTGGAACCTTGAAACCGGAAAATGTTTCCGCACGTTAAAACCCCATAAGGGCCCCATACGAGGCATCGCCTTATCGGCAGATGGTCGATTTCTTGCCACGGCCTCGACCGACCGGACCATCATGTTGTGGGAAGGCGGTGCCTGA
- a CDS encoding sigma-54 dependent transcriptional regulator, whose product MNSSSILVIDDEPLMRLSMVDALEAIGYAVQEASTGDEGLEKLRSSRFDVVITDLRLPGVDGLEIVRAAKEHHPSTEVILITAHGSVDTAVQAMKHGAYDYITKPFSMDELLLIVERVTKVVGLQRENRELREELESKFSFGGIIGKNRRMQEVLEKVKLVSGTDATVLVYGESGTGKELIANAIHRNSPRAQHALIKVSCAALPETLLEAELFGHEKGAFTGALKQRRGRFELAHQGTLFLDEIGEISPLVQVKLLRVLQERQFERVGGNETIEVDVRLVCATQKDLKFEVERGQFREDLYYRLNVVPVHLPPLRERKEDVFVIAEHLLQAFANRAQQSPKVISRQAQEILMRYSFPGNVRELENTLERAIALAQNSDEIQAWDLCGQSHCSFASGEHQAGCGFCQELHPGKKAQGGGETLAAARERFERSHILDVLNRTGWSRTMASKVLGLSRKALWEKCKRYDISSVDEAKRETNL is encoded by the coding sequence ATGAATTCTTCCTCCATTCTCGTTATTGACGATGAACCGTTAATGCGGTTGTCTATGGTAGATGCCCTGGAGGCCATTGGCTATGCGGTCCAAGAGGCGTCCACCGGCGATGAAGGATTAGAGAAATTACGGTCGTCTCGGTTTGATGTCGTAATTACCGACCTTCGGTTGCCCGGGGTTGATGGGCTGGAAATCGTCCGGGCCGCGAAGGAGCATCATCCCAGCACGGAAGTGATTCTGATCACGGCTCACGGGTCAGTGGATACAGCCGTGCAGGCGATGAAGCATGGCGCCTATGACTATATCACGAAACCGTTTTCAATGGACGAACTCCTGTTGATCGTTGAGCGGGTCACGAAAGTTGTTGGGCTTCAACGGGAGAACCGCGAGCTTCGTGAGGAGTTAGAGAGTAAATTTAGTTTTGGGGGAATTATCGGAAAGAATCGGCGAATGCAAGAAGTGCTCGAAAAGGTCAAGCTCGTGTCAGGCACCGATGCAACGGTGTTGGTGTATGGAGAAAGTGGGACAGGGAAGGAATTGATCGCCAATGCGATCCACCGTAATAGTCCACGGGCTCAACATGCCTTGATTAAGGTTAGTTGTGCCGCACTGCCTGAAACGCTCTTGGAGGCAGAATTGTTTGGGCATGAAAAAGGTGCGTTCACGGGAGCCCTCAAACAGCGGCGTGGCCGGTTTGAGCTCGCTCATCAGGGGACGTTGTTTCTCGACGAAATCGGTGAGATCTCTCCGCTCGTGCAGGTGAAGCTGTTGCGGGTTTTACAGGAGAGACAATTTGAACGAGTTGGAGGCAATGAAACCATTGAAGTCGATGTTCGGCTTGTCTGTGCCACGCAGAAAGATTTGAAATTTGAAGTCGAAAGAGGCCAATTCCGAGAAGATCTGTACTATCGTTTAAACGTTGTCCCAGTGCATCTTCCACCTCTTCGTGAACGAAAAGAAGACGTGTTTGTGATCGCCGAACATCTTTTACAGGCATTCGCGAATCGGGCGCAGCAGTCGCCGAAAGTGATTTCACGGCAAGCCCAGGAAATTCTCATGCGCTATTCATTCCCGGGAAATGTTCGAGAACTCGAGAATACGCTCGAACGTGCGATTGCACTGGCTCAAAATTCTGATGAAATCCAGGCATGGGATCTCTGTGGGCAAAGCCATTGTTCCTTCGCGAGTGGCGAACATCAGGCGGGATGTGGGTTTTGCCAGGAACTGCACCCTGGGAAAAAGGCTCAGGGGGGAGGGGAGACGCTTGCGGCTGCCAGAGAACGATTCGAACGTTCGCATATTTTGGATGTTCTGAATCGGACCGGCTGGAGCCGGACGATGGCCTCAAAAGTCTTGGGCTTGTCGCGAAAAGCCTTGTGGGAGAAATGTAAGCGATATGATATCTCGAGTGTGGATGAGGCCAAGAGAGAAACAAATCTATAA